The proteins below come from a single Strix uralensis isolate ZFMK-TIS-50842 chromosome 8, bStrUra1, whole genome shotgun sequence genomic window:
- the PRDX1 gene encoding peroxiredoxin-1 — MSSGKAFIGKPAPDFTATAVMPDGQFKDIKLSDYKGKYVVFFFYPLDFTFVCPTEIIAYSDRADEFKKINCEVIGASVDSHFCHLAWINTPKKQGGLGTMKIPLISDTKRVISKEYGVLKEDEGIAYRGLFIIDEKGILRQITINDLPVGRCVDETLRLVQAFQFTDKHGEVCPAGWKPGSDTIKPDVQKSKEYFSKQK, encoded by the exons ATGTCTTCAGGAAAGGCTTTCATTGGGAAACCAGCTCCTGACTTTACTGCCACGGCTGTAATGCCAGATGGACAATTCAAAGACATCAAACTCTCTGACTATAAAG GAAAATATGTTGTGTTCTTCTTCTACCCCCTGGACTTCACTTTTGTCTGTCCAACTGAAATTATTGCATACAGTGACAGAGCTGATGAAttcaagaaaattaactgtgaAGTAATTGGAGCTTCTGTTGACTCTCACTTTTGTCACCTTGCCTG GATCAACACTCCTAAGAAACAAGGTGGTTTGGGTACTATGAAAATCCCATTGATTTCTGACACAAAACGTGTCATTTCCAAAGAATATGGAGTACTTAAAGAAGATGAAGGTATTGCATACAG GGGCCTGTTCATAATTGATGAGAAGGGAATCTTGAGGCAGATAACAATCAATGACCTTCCTGTTGGCCGTTGTGTTGATGAAACCCTCAGACTTGTGCAGGCCTTCCAGTTCACAGATAAACATGGAGAAG TGTGCCCAGCTGGCTGGAAGCCTGGCAGTGACACAATCAAGCCTGATGTTCAGAAAAGTAAAGAGTATTTCTCCAAGCAGAAATAA